CAGCGCCCGCGCCTTGGGGTGCGTCTCGCCGCGCAGCAGCGGGGCCAGGGCCGCGTCCAGGGTGGGCGCGTGACGCAGGGTGCCGTAGACCAGATGGGTCGCCAGGCCGGAGTCGCGGGCGGGCAGCCGGGCCGCCTCCAGCGCCGCGTCGAGGGCCGGGGCCGCGAAGGTCTCGCCCGCCAGCACGCGCGTCAGCACCCGCACGGCCAGCGCGCGGGCCGGATTGTAGGTCGGGCGGGAGGCAGTCACCGGGGCAGGATACGGGACGGGGCGGCGGGCCACAGCGGGAGAGCGCCTCAGCCTCAGCCGCGCTGCCCGGTCACCCGTTCGGCGGGCGCGGGCCGCAGCTGAGGCCGGGCCAGCAGCAGCCACCCCAGCAGGGCCAGCAGCACGCCGCCGCTGAGCAGGTACGGCGCCGCGTGCCCGGCGCCCTGGTACAGCCCGGTGCCCAGCAGCGGCCCGGTCATGCGGCCCAGGGCCAGCGCGCTGCTGTTCAGGCCCGCGACGGCGCCCTGCTGGTCCGGTCCCGCGCTCAGCGAGAGGGCCGCGCTGAGGCTGGGGCCGAGCACGGCGCTCCCGACCCCGATCACCCCCAGCGCGGCGGTGATGCCCCAGGAGGTCTGCCCCAGCGGCAACAGGAACATTCCCGCGCCCATCACCAGCAGCCCGGCCATGATCAGCGGGCCGGGGGCGAACTTGCGGCTCAGGGGCCGCATCGCCCCGCCCTGCACGGCGGCGGCCAGCAGGCCGAAGACAGCGAGCATCCCCCCGACCGTGCGCGCCGTCTCACCCGCGTCCAGCCGCAGGGTGTCTTGCACGTAAAACCCGATGGTCTGCTCCATGCCCACGCTGGCGAGCGTGTACAGGGCGCTCACGGCCAGAAACAGCCCGATCAGCGGCGAACGCAGCAGCGTGCGGCGTTCGCCGCTGGGAGCCGGAGCCGCGTCGGCGCGCCGGGTCTCAGGCAAGACCCGCCAGGCGGCCAGGGCGGTGAGCAGCCCCAGGCCCGCGCTGAAGAAGATCGGCACCGTCAGCCCGAACCCCGAGAGCAGCGCCCCCAGCGCCGGGCCGAACACCACGCCCAGCCCGAACGCCGCCCCGATCAGCCCCAGCGCGGCGGCGCGGTCTTGTTCGGAGCTGAGGTCGGCCATCATCGCCTGGGCCGTGGGGAGGGTCGCGCTCGACAGCAGGCCGCCCAACAGCCGCGAGGCCACCAGCAGCGCGAAGAGGGTCCCCCCCGCCAGCACCCCCTGCATGCCCAGCAGCGCCAGCCCCCCGAACAGCCCGAAACTCAGCGAGAAGCCCACCAGACCCAGCAGCAAGACCGGCTTGCGCCCCACCCGCTCGCTGCGGCTGCCCCACACGGGCGAGAACACGAACTGCGCCAGGCTGTAGGCGGTCGAGAACCACCCGATCTGCGTCTCGGTCAGGCCCAGTTCCCGCCCCAGCGGCGCGATGATCGGAAACAGCACGCTCAGGCCCAGCATGGCGATGAAGATGGTCAGGAACAGCAGCAGCTTGGGACTGAGCGGGCCGCGTGAGGGGGCGGGAGCGGCGGTCATACCCGTCACTCTAGCACGCCGCCTGACCGCTCGGTCAGTCCTCTGTCCTGTCTTCTGGGGCGAGACGTAACCCGGGATTTCCAGGGCGGCGCCTCCACCCCGACGTTTTCTTGAAGCGAGTCCAACAAGATGATCTTTTCCTGACATGGACGTTAAAAAAGTCCTGCGCCCAGGCTGTTGTCAAGGGGTGGTCAGGTTGCCTATACTGTGGAGGCCACTGAACTGACTCCCGCTCCGGCTGCTGCGCCGGGACAGGACGGGTCGACACCCCGGGGAGTCGGTGCGGCCGCTTGCCTGAGGCTTGCGGGTGCAGCTTGGTTTCAGCGGCTGTTCACGACCGTCCACCATCTGGAAGCGGTTCAACCGCCCCTAAGAGGAGTCCGCATGAAAAAAGCTCTGACCATTCTGTCTCTCGCCCTGCTGGGCAACGCCAGCGCCGCCACCATCACGGTCTGGACGCACTTCGGCAGCGGCGAGCTGACCTGGCTCAAGGACCAGGCCGCCGACTTCAAGAAGAAGACCGGTCACACCGTCAACCTCGTCAGCGTGCCTTTTGACAACATCCCTGACAAGATGATCCAGAGCGCGCCCAAGGGCCAGGGACCGGACCTCGTCGTGACCCTGCCCCAGGACCGCCTGGGCCAGCTGGCGGCGGCGGGCGTGATTGAGCCGATGGACAAGTACGTGACCAGCCGCAGCGACCTGGACCGCACGGCCCTGAGCGCGATGACCTACAAGGGCAAGCTGTTCGGCCTGCCGATGTTTGCCGAGTCGGTCGCCCTGGTCTACAACAAGAAGCTGGTGCCCACGGCCCCCACCACCTGGAACGCCTTCCTGAGCACCGCGCAGAAGAACACCGGCAACGGCCGCTTCGGCTTCCTGATGGACCTGGGCAACGCCTACCAGAACTACGGCTTTATCAGCGCGTACGGCGGGTACGTGTTCAAGAACAGCGGCGGCACCCTGAACACCAAGGACGTCGGTCTGGCCAACGCGGGCGCGGACAAGGCCGCCGGGTTCATGAACGACCTGCGCTACAAGTACAACCTGGTGCCCGAGGGCGTGGACGGCGGCGCTGCCAAGAGCGCGTTCGTGGACGGCCGCCTCGCCATGCTGCTGACCGGTCCCTGGGACATGAGCGACATCAAGAAGGCGGGCATCAACTACGGGATCGCCACCTTCCCGACCCCTCCCGGCGCGAGCGGCAAGTGGAGTCCTTTCGTGGGCGTGCAGGGCGCCATGCTCAGCGCCTACAGCAAGAACAAGGCCGTGGCCGCGCAGTTTGCCCGCTCGATCGTGACTGGCGACGCGCAGGTGGCCTTTAACAAGGCGGGCGGGCGCATTCCGGTCAGCCTGAGCGCGCGCACCAAGCTCAAGAGTGACCCGGTGGTCGCGGGCTTCAGCAAGACCATCAGCGCGGGCACCCCGATGCCCAACGTGGTCGAGATGGGCGCGGTGTGGGGTCCCTGGACCAACGCGGTGGCGCAGAGCGTGCAGCGCCCCAACCAGAACTACACCCAGATTCTCGACAAGGCCGTGCAGGAAATCAACAGCGCCATCAAGTGATGATGGCGAGGAGAGGGGCGGGCAGCACCAGCCCCCTCTCTGACGCGGTGGACGGGCCTGGCGGCTCGTTCACCGCGTTTTTGTTTCGGCCAGCGCTGGCCTATGCTGCGGCCAGCCGGGGTTTTCTTCCCTCGCCCGCGTCTGGCGGCCCCGGCCCCCGACTCCCCCACCCGCTTCACCCTGTCCGAGGAGGCCTGCCCCGCTTATGACCGCGACCCTGCCCCGTTCTCCGCGTTCCGCCGCGCCGCCCGACGGCGCTCGCGGCTTTCTCCTGGCCATTCTCGTGCTGCTGGTGCTGCTGGGCGGCGCGGTGCTGGTGGGCTGGCTGCTGTCGGGCCTCACGGCCCGCGCGCTGCCAGAGGCGCCCCCCTACCTGATTCTGGTCTACACCCTGGGCGCCCTGATTCTGGGGATGCCCGTGGTCGCGCGGCTCTTTCCCTGGATGGTCAACTGGTACTACCTGGTGCCCGCGCTGGTGTTTCTGGCGGCCTTCACGGTGCTGCCCATCGTGCTGACGGTGAACTACGCCTTTACCAACTACAGCGGCCAGAACAGCGGCAACCCCGACTCGGGCGTGCGGACGGAAGTGGCCCTGAGCGCCGACCGCCGCACCGTGGAACTGGCCGAGCTGCCGGAGGGGGACAACGTCGCCGAGTACCTGCGCTGCGCGGCGCCGAACTGCGCGGGCGACACGCTGGTGCTGTACGACGAGGACGCCTCGGTGCCGGTGCGCGCCGAGATCGCCCGGGCCGGGGGCACCACCGTGACCCTGGCCGCGCCGGTCGCCGCGAGTTTCCAGCCGGTCAGCGCGACCCGGCTCAACCGCTACGAGTACGTCGGGCTGGCGAACTTCCGCGAGATCTTCGCCCGGGCCTCCAGCGCCCTGTGGCCGGTCTTTCTCTGGACCCTGGTGTTCGCCTTTTCGACGGTGGTGATCAACGCCATCGCGGGGCTGATCCTGGGCATCTTGCTGTACAACAAGCGGCTCAAGGGCCGCAACATCTACCGCACCCTGCTCTTTTTGCCGTGGGCGATTCCCGCCGTCATCAGCGTGCAGATGTGGGGCGCGCTGCTCAACCAGCAGTTCGGCATCGTGAACAAGTCGCTGGGCCTCTTGGGGCTGGCCGCCGTGCCCTGGCTGACCGACCCGCTGTGGGCCAAGATCAGCGTCATCTTGGTGAACCTGTGGCTGGGCTTTCCGTACATGATGACGGCGACCATCAGCGCGCTGGCGACCATCAACGACGACCTGTACGAGGCCGCCAGCATCGACGGGGCCAGCCGCTGGCAGCAGATTCAGGCGATCACGCTGCCGCTGCTGCGCAACTCGTTCACGCCGATCTTGCTCTCGGGGTTCGCCTTTAACTTCAACAACTTCGGCGTGATCTACCTGCTCACCACGACCGCGCCCGGCGGACCGGGCGGGCCGCCCGTGGAAGGCCAGGACGCCATCGCCGGGGCGACCGACATCCTGCTGACCTGGGGCTACAAGACAGCGTTCGCGTCGCAGGGCGGGCAGAACTACGCGCTGGCCAGCGCCATCGCCCTGATCATCTTCTTTCTCACGCTGGCGATCAGCCTGGTGAACTTCAGGGCCGCCGGCGTCTTCAAGGAGGCCCGCCGATGACGACCGCGCCGCAACCTCCCCGCTCCGGCACCCAGGCGCTGCCGCCCGGCGGCTATGTCCACCGGGAACCCGGGCCGCTGCGGCGCGCCCTGCCCTGGCTGGGCCTGGCCGCCCTGGCCGTGGGTTTCGTGGTGCTGGGGTATTTCCTGGTGCAGAGTATGCAGGGGCGCCAGCGCAGCTTCTCGATCTACTACGTGGAACAGGGCTGGCTGCGGTTCTTGCTGTTCTTGCTGGCGGCCAGCGGTGTGCTGGCCCTGACCAGCCTGATCGGGCAGCGGCTCGGGCAGGCGCGCACCGGCCGCAAGATCAGTTACGCGGCGGTGCTGGGCGACCAGCTCACCCACCTCTTTCTGATTCTGGTCGTGCTGGTCGCCGTCTACCCGCTGGTATACGTCTTGATCGCCGCCTTCGATCCGCGCAACAGCCTCTTCGCGTTTCCGGACTTCGAGAATCCCAACATCCTCTACCGTTCGGGCCTGCTGCCCAATCTGGACGTGCTGAGCCTGGAAAACTTCACGCGGCTGTTCGCGGGCCTGACGGTGCCCGGGTGGCAGGTCGCGCTGGCGGCGCTGGGGGGCGCGGCGCTGGCGGCGCTGCTGCTGCTGGCGCTGGTGGCCCGCCTGGGCCGCGAGAGCGCCGGGCTGGCGCGGGCGCGGGGCTGGGCGATGGGGCTGCTGATCGCCGCCGTGGCGCTGCTGGTCGCCTTCGTGGTTCCGGCGCAGTTTACCGGCGCCGACAACGAGAGCAAGTTCTTGCTGTCGGTCCGCAACACCATGCTGGTCTCGGGCCTGACCGGCCTGCTGGCGATCCTGCTCTCCACGACCGCCGGGTACGCGATGGCGCGGCTGCGCTTTTCGGGCCGCTTCCAGATGCTGCTGTTTTTCATCTTTATCCAGATGTTCCCGGTCTTCCTGGCGCTCGTCGCGGTGTACACCCTGATGGTGCTGCTGGGCCTGACCAACACCTTTACCGGGTTGATCCTGGCGTACTCGGGGGGTGCGATCGCCTTTAACACCTGGATTTTCAAGGGCTACGTGGAGTCGCTGCCCGAATCGCTGGAGGAAGCGGCGATGGTGGACGGCGCGACCCGCTGGCAGACCTTCCTGCGGGTGGTGCTGCCCCTTTCCGGGGGCATGCTGGCCTTTATCTTCCTGAATCAGTTTATCGGCACCTACGCCGAATTTATCCTGGCCAACGTGCTGCTCACCGGCGTCGAGAAATGGACCGTCGGCGTGATGCTGCTGAGCTTTACCCAGGGCCAGTTCTCGACCAAGTGGGGCGTTTTCGCGGCGGCCGCCACGCTGGGCGCGCTGCCGATCATCGCGCTGTTCTACGGCTTCCAGCGCTACTTCGTGGGCGGCACGCTCGCGGGCGGCGTCAAGGAGTAAGGAATAAGGAGTCAGGCTTTCGCCCCTGCTCCTCCCGCGTCAGAGGCCCCCGGTTACGCGCCGGGGGCCTCTTCGCGGTCCGGGCCGCTTACGGGTTGGCCTGCCGCCACGCCCGCGTCAGGTCCCGCGCCTGCACCCGCCCCAGCGCGCCCAGCGCCGCCTCGAAGGCCTGGCCTGTGCGCCGCTCGGAGTGAATGTCGTTCCACGAGGAGGCGAAAGCGGGGGAGGCCGCACCTCCGCCGCCCCCCGCCAAGCCGACCCGCAGACCCATGACGTAGCTGTAGGCCGGGTCCCCGAAGCCGATATAGGTCCGGGAATCGAGATAGCGCACCTCGACGCTCAGGCGCGTGGCGCCCCGGTGCTGGCGGCAGGAGGCGCGGACCTCGTGGCGCACCCGGCCCTCCCGCAGCGCGCCCAGCAGCGCCGCGTACAGCGCCGGGCGCAGGCGGCTCGCCTGACGCTGCCGGGCGGCGGGCACACCCACAAACGTCACGGCCGCCGAGGACGGGTCCAGGCACAGCACCGCGCCGCGCAGCTGAACCCCGGCGCTCTCGCCGTGGGCGGCGGCCCAGGTCCCCCCCAGCGCGGCCCCCAGCAGGCCCGCCGCCAGCATCCAGCGGTGAGCGGTCACCCGCCCGCCACCTGCGGCTGTCTCTGACCTCTCCCGGCGCATGGATTCAGCCTACCGCAAGCCCCGGAAGGCCGTGAGGGTGCCCCGCGCCTCGCCAGGTCCGGGAGCGGCAGAGCACGGGTCACGGGTTCCCGGCGCAGGCGAGGAGTAGGCTACCCGGCGTGACTCGCCCGTCCCGCCGCTTCTGGATGGACCGCTTCCGGCCTCCCCAGCTGATCGCCCTGTCCTTTGCCGCCGCGATCCTGATCGGTACCCTGATTCTGGAGTCGCCCTTCACGCACGAGCCGGGTGTCCGGGTCACCTTGTTGCAGGCGCTGTTCACGGCGACCAGCGCGACCTGCGTCACTGGCCTCAACGTGCTCGATCCGGGCGGCACCTTCAACCGGGCGGGCGAGTGGACCCTGCTGCTGCTGATTCAGCTGGGCGGGCTGGGGCTGCTGACCTTCGGGACCCTCTTCGCCTCGCTGCGCGGGCAGCGGGTGGGGGTCGAGGAGCGGCTGCGGGTGGCCCAGCAGGTCAATGTCACCGAGTTCGCCAGCGTCACGCGGGTCGTGCGCGGCATCTTCGCCTTCACGCTGGTCTCGGAGCTGGTCGGCACCCTGCTGCTGATGTGGCGCTTCGTGCCGGCCGAGGGCTGGGGCAAGGGAACCTTTTCCGCCCTGTTTCATTCGGTGAGCGCGTTCAACAACGCGGGCTTCGGCCTGTATCCCGACAACCTGATTTCCTTCGCGCAGGATCCGCTGGTGCTGCTGACCACCAGCGCCCTGTTTATCCTGGGCGGGCTGGGGTATCTGGTGCTGCTGAGCCTGTCTCTGTATGCCGCCGCGCCGCGCCGCCATCCGCTCGCGCTCAACACCCGCATCATCGTGTGGACCACGCTGGGGCTGATCGCGGTCGGGGCGGCGACCGTCACGGCGCTGGAGTGGAACAACCCCGGCACGCTGGGGCCGCTGGGCACCGCCGGCAAGCTGCTGAGCGGCTACTACCAGGGCGTCTCGCCGCGCACGGCAGGCTTCAACTCGGTGGACTACGGGGCGATGCTGCCGGGCAGCCTCTTTGTCACCATGCTGCTGATGTTCGTGGGCGGCAGCCCCGGCTCGACGGCGGGGGGCATCAAGACCACCACCTTTTACGTGCTGCTCTCCAGCGTGTGGGCCAGCGTGCGCGGACAGGCCGAGAACAACGTCTTCGGGCGGCGCATCGAGTTCGACTACGTGCTGCGGGCCAGTGTGGTCGCGGCGCTGAGCCTGGTCGTGGTGACGGGCGGCGTCTTCTTGCTGCTGGTCACCAATCCCCAGCTCCCCTTCGTCAACCTGGCTTTCGAGGGCTTTTCCGCCTTCGGCACCGTCGGCCTCTCGATGAACACCACCCCCCAGCTCAATGTGGCCGGGCAACTGATCGTGATCGCGCTGATGTACCTGGGCCGCATCGGGCCGCTGACCTTCGCCATCGCCTTTGCCCAGCAGGGCCGCCTGGGCGTGCGCTACCCGGCCGACAAATCCATCCTGATCGGCTGAGCCGGGGAGGGCCGCCGGCGCCTCGGCGTCTCAGCGTCCGGGCGCGGCCGGGACCTCGCCGCTGGCCTGGGCGGCCCGGCGGACCAGCGGCAAGATGGTCAGGCCCTGCACGGCGATGGTGAACAGCACGACGGCGTAGGTGGCGGTCACGAGGTGGGTGCGGGCCGGATGGTCCGGCAGCCCCAGCGCGAGGCTGATGGCGATGCCGCCCCGCAGTCCTCCCCAGGTCAGCAGCCGCACCGTGTAGGGACCGTATCCGTCACGCGCCCGCACCAGCGCGAACGGCAGCGCCACACTGATCCAGCGGGCCGCCAGCGCCAGAGCGATCAGCCCCGCGCTGGCGATCAGTTGCCGCCCGGTGGTTTCGGTGAGCAGCACGTCCAGCCCGATAAAGGCGAACAGCAGGATGTTGAGCACCTGATCGACCGTCTCCCAGAAGCCCTCGATATGGGCGCGGGTCTCCTGACCGAACGCCGCGTCCTTGGTGGCCGAGATGACCAGCCCCGCGACCACCATCGCCAGCGGCCCGCTGACCCCCAGCGCGGTCGCCGCGACGTAGCCGCCGATCACCAGCGCGAGCGTGAGCAGCACCTCCACCGCGTGCTGCTCGATGCTGCGCAGCAAGGCGTACCCCACTCCCCCCAGCAGCCCCCCGAACAGCAGGCCCCCCAGCGCCTCGCGCACGAAGAGGGTGAGTGCGCCCACCACCCCCGGCTCGGCGTGGCTGCCCCCGATCCCGGCCAGCCCCGCCAGCACCAGAAAGATCACGACGCCCACCCCGTCATTAAAGAGGCTCTCGCCCGCGATCAGGGTCTCGATGCGGGCGGGGACCCTGGCCCGCTTCAGCAGGTCGAGCACCGCGACCGGGTCGGTCGGGCTGATCAGGGCACCGAACAGCAGCGCCCACACCAGCGGCACGTCCAGCCCCACCAGCCCGAACAGGAAGTGCGCCCCGAAGCCGATCAGTCCGGTGCTGATCAGGGTGCTCAGCAGCGCCAGCGTCAGGATGCTGACCCGCTGCCGCACCAGCTGCCGGGCGTTGAGGCCCAGCGCCCCCGCGAACAGCAGAATGCTGAGAATTCCGTTCAGGACGAAGTCGGTAAAATCCAGGGTTTCCAGCAACCCCGCCGCCCAGCCGCGCAGGCCCGGTACCCCCAGCGCGTCGAGCGCGATCAAGCCGATGCTCGCCACCGCGCCCGCCAGCGTCACGCCCACTGTGGTCGGGAAGTGCCAGAACCGCTCGTTGAGGTACGCCAGCCCAGCAGTCACACACAGCAGCACGGCGAACGCGGTCAACATGTGCCCACTCTAGAGACTGGAGCCTGAAACGTGGACCCTCAGACAGCGGCGGCGCCTGCCGGGCACAGCTCGTAGAGCGAGTAGCCGATCTGCATCAGCACGACCGGCATCAGCGGCTGGATCAGCCCGCGCGACTCGAGCTGCATGATCGCCTCGGCGTCCACCGGCACACCCCCCAGCCGGTAGGCGGGCACCACCGGGTTGCCGTCGGGGCAGACACGTTCCAGAACCGTTCCGGCCCTCATGCGGGCCAGGACGCGGCACTGTTCGGGCGTCAGGGTCATGCCCCACGATAGGAGGCGGCGTCTGACGGTGATCTTAAAACGCCTGAGAAATGAACCCTCCCCCAAGCCTCTCGCCCCAGGTGAGCGGACCATGCGGCCACGCTGAGGTGTTGCGGCGCGCGGGGGCAGCCCCGGGCGGGGTCAATCGCCTGGACTCACGAACTGCTCCTGGAGCAGCCGCAGCAGGTCCAGCCCCTGCTCACGGGTGAGGGTCAACTCCTGCGCCCCGACTCCGTAGCGGTCCACGGAGAGGTAGAGGCCGTCGCGGGTGGGGCAGACGTGCAGGCGGCCAGCTTGCGTCCGGTAGGAGGTCAGCGGAGGAAGCGGATCGAGGATGGTCATGCGTGACACGCAAACTAGGATTCCGGGTCTGACGTGGCCCTGACTGGGCCGCCCCCCGCTGTACGAAACGCCCCAGTCCCAACCGCCGAGTTAACGACTGGAAAGCAAAAAGAAGCGCCCTCCAGGAGGGCGCGTGGTGGTAGAACCGAGGGGATTTGAACCCCTGACCCCTACCGTGTCAAGGTAGTGCTCTACCCCTGAGCTACGGTTCTCCATGCAGGTCGTCTGCGGGGTAAATGTTGGAGGCGCTGACCGGACTCGAACCGGTGGTGGAGGTTTTGCAGACCTCTGCCTTACCACTTGGCTACAGCGCCGTTGCCTTCGCCGTGGGGCGGCTGGAGGGTCCGTCCTCTCCCAGCGGAGGGAATGTTAGCACGCACTTTTCAGGCTGTAAAGGTGGGGCGGCCGAGCCGGAAGCAGGGGCGGGGGCGTAGAGTTGAGGCTGTCATGAACAGACTGTGGCTGGCTGGCCTGGGAGCGCTGCTGCTGGGCGCGTGTGCGCTCTTGCCGGGTTCCGCGAATCCCCCCGCGAACCCGTTCGTGCAGGGGCGGACCCTGAACATCGCGCACCAGGGGGGCGAGGGGCTGCGGCCCAGCAATACGCTGCTCGCCTACCGCAACGCCGCCTCGCTGGGGGCCGACATGCTGGAGATGGACATGCACGCCACCCGCGACGGCGTGCTGGTGCTCTCGCACGACGCGGCGCTCGACCGCCTGACCAACGTGCGCGGCCGCATCCCGGAGCTGACGCTGGCGCAGGTGCGGGCCGCCGACGCGGGGTACGCCTTCTCGCTCGACGGCGGGCGCACCTTTCCTTTCCGGGGCCAGGGGGTGCAGGTCGCGCAGCTCTCGGAGGTGCTGAGCGCCTTTCCGGCCCTGCCCATGATCATCGAGATCAAGCAGGCCTCGCCCAGCCTCGCCGCGCCGTTTTGCCGGGCGCTGAGAGACGCGGGGGCGACCCGGCGGGTGATCGCCGCGAGCTTCAGCGACGTGGCCCTGAACGAGTTCCGCGCCGCCTGCCCCGAAGTCATGACCAGCATGACCGAGCGCGAGCTGAGGCCCCTGGTGCTGCTGAGCAAAGTTGGCCTGGCGCGGCTGGCACCCGTACGGGGCCGCGCCGCCCAGGTGCCGGTGCGCGCGGGCCGCATTGAGGTGGTCACGCCGGGCTTCGTGCGGGCGATGCAGGCGCGCGGGGTCGCCGTGCAGGTCTGGACCGTCAACGACCCGGCCGAGATGCGCCGCCTGATCCGCCTGGGGGTGGACGGCATCATCACCGACCGGCCCGACCTGCTGGAAGAAGTGCTGACCAGGGAAGCGCAGGGGCGGTGAAGGAAGCCGCGCCCCCGTTGCCCTCCCAGGATGGTCAGGGGCAGGACCGCCCCCAGATCAGCGGTTCACGAAGTCGCGCACCTGGGCATAGACCGTGCTGCTCTGGTAAAGCTGGCTGTGGGTCAGGCAGGCGGTCTGGGTGTTCGCGGCGCCGCTGAGGAGCACGCTCTGATCCGGGTTGATGATCTCGTCGCACGGGGACCACCAGGTGCCGTAGCGGGACACGCCGGGGGTCTCGTCGGGGCTGTTGAGCGCCGTCAGGAAACTGGACCCCTGGCGCATCTCCACGCAGGAGGCGTCAAGGCAGGCGAGGGCGAAATCGGTGCCGTGGTTGGGACCCCCCAGCGAGACCCAGGCGTCCACCTTCACGTCGCCGCCGAGATTCTTGAGGTAGTAGCGCGAGGACAGCCCGCCCATCGAGTGGGTGATCACGTCGACGCGGGCGGCCCCGGTCTGGGTCAGAATCTCGTCGACCTTCTGCCGGATCAGGTCGGCGGTCACCGCGTTGGACTGCCGGGTGTCGTAGCTCCAGGCGAACAGCCCCGCGTCGGTCCAGCCGTCGCGCTTGAAGTTGCCGACCATCGTGGTCCAGACCGATCCGCTGGAGTTGTAGCCGTGGACAAACAGGATGGGGTCGCGCGTCGGCGCAGGAGCCGGGGCCTTGCGCGCCTGGGCCTGCAAGCCCGCCGCCGGGCCGGGCGGGGTCGTGCCTCCACAGGCCGTGAGCAACGCTGCCGAACCGGCCATCAGGGCCGCCACCTTCCAGAATCGGGTCATCAAAGACTCCTTGCAGGACTGCTGTGGATTTTGAAGATGGCCCAGCGTAGCGGGCTAGGGCACTGGGTTCAAGCTGCTGGGACAGCAAGAGGCCGCCCCCACCCCTCGGGGATGGCCCAGATCGGTTGAACCCAGAGAACTCAGGCGCGGGTGCGGACGCGCTCCTGCAACTCGGCGAGCAGCGCCGAGAAATCCACGCCCTTGCGCTCCCGGTGGCCTTCCGGGGTGCGTTCACGCACGCTGACCTCGCGCCGCGCCTCTTCCTGATCCCCGACGATCAGCATCACCGGGATCTTGGAGAGTTCCGCCGTGCGGACCTTGGCGTTCATGCGGTTGGCGGAATCGTCCACTTCGGCCCGCATTCCGGCGGCCTTGAACTCGTTGGCGAGTGTCTCGGCATAGGGAATGTGGCGGTCGGCGATGGGGATGATCATGACCTGCCGGGGCGCGAGCCACAGCGGGAAGTCGCCGCCGTAGTGCTCGATCAGGATGCCCACGAAGCGCTCCAGGCTGCCGAAGGGCGCACGGTGGATCATCACCGGGCGGTGGTCCTGACCGTCTTCCCCCGTGTAGGAGATGTCGAAGCGTTCGGGCAGGTTGTAGTCCACCTGAATGGTCCCGAGCTGCCACTCACGGCCCAGCACGT
The sequence above is a segment of the Deinococcus budaensis genome. Coding sequences within it:
- a CDS encoding esterase/lipase family protein, which produces MTRFWKVAALMAGSAALLTACGGTTPPGPAAGLQAQARKAPAPAPTRDPILFVHGYNSSGSVWTTMVGNFKRDGWTDAGLFAWSYDTRQSNAVTADLIRQKVDEILTQTGAARVDVITHSMGGLSSRYYLKNLGGDVKVDAWVSLGGPNHGTDFALACLDASCVEMRQGSSFLTALNSPDETPGVSRYGTWWSPCDEIINPDQSVLLSGAANTQTACLTHSQLYQSSTVYAQVRDFVNR
- a CDS encoding glycerophosphodiester phosphodiesterase; its protein translation is MNRLWLAGLGALLLGACALLPGSANPPANPFVQGRTLNIAHQGGEGLRPSNTLLAYRNAASLGADMLEMDMHATRDGVLVLSHDAALDRLTNVRGRIPELTLAQVRAADAGYAFSLDGGRTFPFRGQGVQVAQLSEVLSAFPALPMIIEIKQASPSLAAPFCRALRDAGATRRVIAASFSDVALNEFRAACPEVMTSMTERELRPLVLLSKVGLARLAPVRGRAAQVPVRAGRIEVVTPGFVRAMQARGVAVQVWTVNDPAEMRRLIRLGVDGIITDRPDLLEEVLTREAQGR